One genomic region from Silvibacterium dinghuense encodes:
- the rplK gene encoding 50S ribosomal protein L11 yields the protein MAAPTKKVTTYVKLQIEAGKATPAPPVGPALGQAQVNIMEFCKQFNARTQNKEMAGLIIPVVITVYVDRSFTFVTKTPPAAVLLKKAAGLAKGSGTPNKTKVGTVTEAQVKEIATQKMPDLNAASIETAIKSIKGTARSMGIDVVA from the coding sequence ATGGCAGCACCTACCAAGAAGGTTACGACCTACGTTAAGCTCCAGATCGAAGCCGGCAAGGCGACCCCGGCACCCCCGGTCGGCCCCGCGCTCGGCCAGGCCCAGGTCAACATCATGGAGTTCTGCAAGCAGTTCAACGCCCGCACGCAGAACAAGGAGATGGCCGGACTCATCATCCCCGTCGTCATCACCGTCTACGTCGACCGCAGCTTCACCTTTGTCACCAAGACGCCGCCCGCGGCCGTCCTGCTGAAGAAGGCTGCTGGCCTGGCGAAGGGTTCGGGCACGCCGAACAAGACCAAGGTCGGCACCGTGACCGAGGCCCAGGTGAAGGAAATCGCCACCCAGAAGATGCCCGATCTGAACGCCGCCTCGATCGAGACCGCGATCAAGAGCATCAAGGGCACGGCCCGCTCGATGGGCATCGACGTCGTCGCCTAG